The region GGCTACGTCGCCGAGCAGACCTCCCTCGCCCTCGAAGTCACCCCGAAGTCGACCGACCTGCTGATGGGCCTGCCCTTTTATTACGAGGACAACATGGACCACCACGGCTCCGCCGAGACGGTCGCGGCGGCCGTCCGCGGCACCCGCCTCGGCCTCTCCCGCACCGACCGCACCCGGGAACACTTCGGCGTCGCCCTGTACGTGGACTTCGCCGCCCGGGAGAAGGACTGGACGGCGTACGAGGAAGGCTGGGTCCGATGACCGCCCCGCGCAGGCCGCTCACGAGGGACGAGCTCGCGCCCCTCGCCCGTGCCGCTTTCGGCCCGGCCCGGACGCTCACCGCGGTCGCCCGGCTGCGCGGCGGCAGCAAGAAGGGTGTCTACCGGCTCTTCCTCGACGACGGCTCCACCGCGATCGCCTACGTCTGGGACCCGGCCGAGGACTACTGGGACGCGGCCCCGGCCGACCCCCGCGACTCCTTCTCGCACGCCTCCGGGCTCGACCTCTTCACCGCCGCGTACGACAGGCTCACCGCCCTCGGCATCCGCACGCCCCGCCTGCTGTTCGCCGACCGCAGCCACACGCATCTGCCCTCGGACGTGGCCGTGGTGGAGGACGTGCGCGGCGGTAGTCTCGAGGACCTGCTGCACCGTGACCCCGAGGCCGCCGAAGGGCCCCTGCGGGAACTGGCCGAGGCCCTGCGCACCCTGCACGCCCACCCCGCACCCCGCCACGGCAAGGTCGCCGTCGTCGACAACGGCGGCAGCGCGCACGGCGGTTCGTGCGAACAGGTCGTCCTCGAACGGGCCCTGGCCGACCTGGCGGAGGCCGCCGCACGCGACTCTCGGCTCGCCGCCGTACGCGAGGCTCTGTACGACCGTCTGCACGCCCTCGCCGAGACGGTCCGACCGCGCAGCCGCGTCGGCCTGGTCCACGGCGAACTCGGCCCGGACCACGTCCTCGTGGACGAGTACGGCCACCCCGCCCTCATCGACATCGAGGGCCTGCTCTACTTCGACGCCGAGTGGGAGCACGTCTTCCTGCGCCAGCGCTTCCACGACGACTACGCAGCTCTGCGTGCCGAGGGTCTCGACGAGGACCGGCTGCGCCTCTACCGCCTGGCCATGCACCTCTCGCTGGTCGCGGGCCCGCTCCGGCTCCTCGACGGCGACTTCCCGGATCCGGAGTTCATGCGGGCGATCGCGGAACACAGCGTCGGGCAGACCCTCACGCTGCTGGAGCACCCCGTGCCATGATCTGGGGGCACGCCTGGTCGGCGCGCTGTGGGGGAGGGAGAGACGGTGCACCTGTATCTGGTGGGCTTCGCCGCGCTGGCGATGACCGGCACGGCGCTGATGGGGATCGCCGGGATCGTCACGGGCTGGGTGCCGCGCTGGATGCGCGTACGTGTCCTCCGGCCGAAGCTGTGGGGGTACGGCGTGGTGGTGGGGGCCGTCGGCATGTCCCTGTACATGTTCATCGGGCCGTTCCGAGGCCCCGACCTCAGCATGGCGCCCTTCGCGATGACCGGTATGGCCATGTTCTTCGCGGGGCTCTGGCTGCAGACGCTCTCGCGGCGTCCCGGTCGCCCCGGCATCCCCGAACGCCGATGACAGCGCCCTGGCTCTTCGCGGCGGGCCTCGGCGAGGGCGTGGTGCTCGGACTCGCGGCGGCCGTCGGGATCGTCGCCGTGCGCGGCGGCCGGGTGCCGGGGTGGGAGCGCCGTCCCGTCGTCCGGCGCCGCCTGTGGGGCCGGGGCGCGCTGCTGGTGACGGCGGCCGTCGCGCTCCAGTCGTTGAACCTGGCCTTCTCGGGCCCCGGCTTCCTCCAGTTCGCGGGCGCCCTCGTGAGCGGCGCGGGCCTGATCACCGGGGCCGCCCTGATGCACCGGGCGACCCGGGACCGCCGCCGCGGCCCCACCGCTCCTTCGACTCCCTAGGGTCCTAAGGGTCCTAAGGGTCCTAAGGGCCCTAAGGGCCCTATGAAGACGAGTCCCGCCTCCTGATCTTCGAACCCAGCCACACCAGCGGGTCGTACTTGCGGTCGACCGCCCGTTCCTTCAAGGGGATCAGGGCGTTGTCCGTGATCTTGATGCCCTCGGGGCAGACCTCCGTGCAGCACTTGGTGATGTTGCAGTAGCCGAGGCCGTGCTCGTCCTGGGCGGTGCGCTTGCGGTCCAGGCCGGTGTCGGCGGCCGCGTCCAGCGGGTGCATGTCCAGTTCGGCGACGCGCATCAGGAAGCGCGGGCCCGCGAACGCCGGTTTGTTCTCCTCGTGGTCGCGCACGACATGGCAGGTGTCCTGGCACAGGAAGCACTCGATGCACTTGCGGAACTCCTGCGAGCGGTCCACGTCCTCCTGCTGCATGCGGTACTCGCCGGGGCCGAGACCGGCCGGGGGGACGAAGGCGGGGACCTGCCGCGCCTTCGCGTAGTTGAAGCCGACGTCCGTGACGAGATCCCGTACGACCGGGAAGGCGCGCAGCGGTGTGACGGTGATCGTCTCCTCCCGCGTGAACACCGACATGCGCGTCATGCACATCAGCCGGGGTCGCCCGTTGATCTCCGCCGAGCACGAACCGCACTTGCCCGCCTTGCAGTTCCAGCGGACGGCCAGGTCCGGGGCCTGGGTCGCCTGGAGCCGGTGGATGATGTCCAGCACCACCTCACCGTCGTTGACCTCGACCGCGAAGTCCTTCAGGCCGCCGCCCTTCACATCCCCGCGCCACACCTTGAAGCGGGCCTCGTAGCTGCTCACTCGTAGAGCTCCTCTTCGGCGAGGTACTTGACCAGCTCCTCCTTCTCGAAGAGGGCGAGCAGGTCGGGACGAATGGGTTCGGTGGTCTCGCGGCTGAGGTCGATCTGGCCGTGCACCGGGTCGGTGGCCGCCAACCCGCCCGTGGGATCGGTGAGTTGGCACAGCAGGTTGAGGCGACGCCAGGTCCGCTCCATCGTCGGATGGTCCTCGCGGGTGTGGCCGCCGCGTGACTCCGTGCGCTCCAGGGCGGCTCGGGCCACGCACTCGCTGACCAGGAGCATGTTGCGCAGGTCGAGGGCGAGGTGCCAGCCGGGGTTGAACTGCCGGTGGCCCTCGACTCCGGCCCGCCGTGCCCGTACCCGCAGCTCCGCGAGTTTCTCCAGGGCCTGTTCCATCTCGGCCTCGCGGCGGATGATGCCGACCAGGTCGTTCATGGTCTGCTGGAGTTCCTGGTGGAGGGTGTACGGGTTCTCGGGCGGGCGTCCGCTCTCCGCACCGGGCTCCGGACCCTCGGCCGAGAAGGGCCGCAGGGCCTCGGCCGCCGCCGTGTCGATCTGGATGTCGTCCACGGGCGGGCGGTCCCCGGCCAGGTCGGCGGCGTACCCGGCGGCGTGCAGTCCCGCCCGCCGCCCGAAGACCAGCAGGTCGGAGAGGGAGTTGCCGCCGAGCCGGTTGGAACCGTGCATGCCGCCCGCGACCTCACCGGCGGCGAACAGCCCCGGTACGCCGCGCGCGGCCGCCGAGTCCGATTCGACCGCGATGCCGCCCATCACGTAGTGACAGGTGGGCCCGACCTCCATCGCCTCCGCCGTGATGTCGACGTCCGCGAGCTCCTTGAACTGGTGGTACATGGAGGGAAGCCGGCGCCGGATCACCTCGGCGGGCATACGGGTCGACACATCGAGGAAGACCCCGCCGTGCGGCGACCCGCGACCCGCCTTCACCTCGGAGTTGATGGCGCGGGCGACCTCGTCGCGGGGCAGCAGCTCCGGGGGACGCCGGTTGTGGTCCGGGTCCTCGTACCAGCGGTCGCCCTCCTCCTCGGACTGCGCGTACTTCTCCTTGAAGACGTCCGGGATGTAGTCGAACATGAACCGCTTGCCGTCGGAGTTCCTGAGCACCCCGCCGTCCCCGCGCACCGACTCGGTGACCAGGATCCCCTTCACCGACGGCGGCCAGACCATGCCCGTCGGATGGAACTGCACGAACTCCATGTTGAGCAGTGGCGCCCCGGCGAGCAGCGCGAGGGCGTGCCCGTCGCCCGTGTACTCCCACGAGTTCGACGTCACCTTGAACGACTTGCCGATACCGCCGGTGGCGATGACGACGGAGGGCGCTTCGAGCACGAAGAAGCGGCCGGACTCGCGCTCGTAGCAGAACGCGCCGGAGACGCGGTTGCCGTCCTTCAGCACACGCGTGACGGTGCACTCCTGGTACACCTTCAGCCGGCTCTCGTACTCGCCCGTCTCCTTCATGTCCTCCTGCTGGAGCGACACGATCTTCTGCTGGAGGGTCCGGATGAGTTCGAGCCCGGTCCGGTCGCCGACGTGCGCGAGCCGCGGATACTCGTGACCGCCGAAGTTGCGCTGGGAGATCCGCCCGTCCTTCGTACGGTCGAACAGGGCGCCCCAGGTCTCCAGCTCCCACACCCGGTCCGGGGCTTCCTTGGCATGCAGCTCGGCCATCCGCCACTGGTTCAGGAACTTCCCGCCCCGCATGGTGTCGCGGAAGTGGACCTGCCAGTTGTCGCCGGAGTTGACGTTGCCCATCGCGGCCGCGATGCCGCCCTCGGCCATCACCGTGTGGGCCTTGCCGAACAGCGACTTGCAGATCACGGCCGTACGGGCGCCACGCTCGCGCGCCTCGATGGCGGCGCGCAGTCCGGCGCCACCGGCGCCGACCACGACAACGTCCCACTCCTGCCTGTCAACCACGGACATCAGAGGGCCCCACTCAGCTAGAAGAAGCGCGGATCGTCGAAGGCGCCGGACGCGACGAGGTACACGTAGAAGTCGGCGAGCGCCACGCTGATCAGCGACGCCCAGGCGAGCAGCATGTGGCGGGCGTTCAGCTTCCCGACCCACTGCCACATCCGGTAGCGCACGGGATGCTTGGAGAAGTGCTTGAGCTTGCCGCCGACGATGTGCCGGCAGGAGTGGCAGGACAGGGTGTACGCCCAGATCAGCGTGATGTTGAGCAGGAAGACCAGGGTGCCCAGGCCCATGTGGCCCCAGCGGTAGTGCTCGTCGCGGAAGGACAGCACGGTGTCGTAGGTCAGGATCCCGGCGACCACGATCGCGGCGTAGAAGAAGTACCGGTGGACGTTCTGCAGGATGAGCGGGAAGCGGGTCTCGCCGGTGTACTTCTTGTGCGGCTCGGCGACCGCGCAGGCCGGTGGCGACGCCCAGAAGCCGCGGTAGTAGGCCTTGCGGTAGTAGTAGCAGGTCAGCCGGAAACCGAGCGGGAAGATCAGGATGATGATGGCGGGGGAGATGCCCCACCAGCTCCCGAAGAGGTCCGCGTTGGGGCCCGCGTGCATCGTCCGGCACCGCTCGGCCAGACAGGGCGAGTAGAACGGCGAGACGTACGGCGCCGCGTAGTAGTTCGTGTCCGCGAACGCGCGCCAGGTCGAGTACACGACGAAGGCCAGCAGCCCGGCGGCGGTGACGGCGGGCGCCAGCCACCAGCGGTCGGTGCGCAGATGCGGGGCGGTGATCGCGGCGCGCGTTCCGGTGTGTACGCCGCCGGGGGTCGGATGGGGTTCAGTGCCAGTGCTCAACTTTTCGCCTCCGGGGCGCTCACGGGGCGTGGCGGTCGTGGGCGCCGAGTCCCTCGTCGTCCGAGTCCGTCCACAAGGAGCTGTCGTACGGGGTGTCGGGGATCGGGACGAGATCGGGGCGCCGGGGCGGGGAGAGGCCGGGGGCGGACTCGCGCAGCAGGGCGACGCTCTCGCGCAGGTGGTCCGCGTCGGCGCGGACGCGGCGCATCTCCAGGCCGCCTCCGCCGATCTGCTGCTCCAGGCGTCCCACCGACCTCACGAGGTCGTCGATGCATCGCTGAACTGACGTCAAGTCGTCGTGTACGGACATGACTTGCCCTCACTTCCAGGACCCTGCGGTCCAAGGCGGCAACGTTCATGCGCCTGCGAGTGTTGCGCGTCACACCGAGCCGTGGGAAGGGATCTGCACGGATTGACGGCTCACGCCCACCGGAATGCGCCCCCCGGGGCCGATTTGCATCGACACGTGAGTGAATCCGAGCCCTGCGACGGGGCTGCGCCGCGGATCCCTGCTCGGCTGCGGGTGGGTGGGGGCTGGTCGCGCAGTTCCCCGCGCCCCTGCGGGGTCGGGGCTGCGCCCCGTACCCCGGCCGCCGTGTTCTTCGGCTGCGGGCCGGTGGGGGCCGATCGCGCAGTTCCCCGCGCCCCCAGGGGTGGGGCTGCGCCCCACATTCCTGCCTTGTCCGAAGTTCTTCGGCTGGCGGTCGGTGGGGGGCTGGTCGCGCGGTTCCTCGCGCCCCTAAAGGCTTGGCCTGGTCGGTGGTCGAGGGTGTCCCCACTCACCCCGGCCCGCATCTTCAGCCTGTCCGGCGTTTGAGGACGAGGCCGTTCAGGCCGATGCGGGGGTCTGGGGGCGAGGGAGCTTGGGCCGGATGGGTGGGGTTTCGGGCGCTTCACGTCGTGTCGCCGCACCCCCACGCTCCCCCTCCCGTTCAGTGGGCACATACATCTGATCAACCGCATATTCCGCCAGAAGTGATCAGATCCGGCCCCGTTCTCCCCACCGGAGGTTGCAGTGATGTCCCACGACGGAGTCGGACTGCGCGCGGTGATGCGCTCGGTCGCGTTCCTCACCGCGGGCGCACTCGCGGTACCCGCCCTCGCCGCGTGCAGCGCCGACGAGGAGGTCGCCAAGCCCCTCGCCGCGCAGGACATCGCACCCGCGACCCGCGACCGGATCGCGGACGGCGGCACCCTGCGCTGGGCGGTGGACGCCGTACCGCAGACCCTCAACACCTTCCAGGCGGACGCCGACGCCGGCACCTCCCGGATCGCCGGCGCCGTACTGCCCGCCCTGTACCGCCTCGACTCCAACGGCACCCCCCAGCTCAACCCCGCCTACCTCGAATCGGCCAAGATCGTCGAGACCGAGCCTCAGCAGGTCGTGCTCTACAAGCTCAACCAGCAGGCTGTCTGGAGCGACGGCCGCGAGATCGGCGCCGCCGACTTCGCCGCCCAGTGGCGCGCCCTGTCCGGCAAGGACAGCGCGTACTGGACGGCCCGCAACGCCGGCTACGACCGCATCGAGAAGATCGAGCGAGGCAAGAGCAACCTGGAGGTCCGCGTCACCTTCAGTCGTCCCTACGCCGACTGGAAGTCGCTCTTCTCACCGCTGTACCCCAAGGACGTGATGGGCACCGCCGACGCCTTCAACGACGGGGCGCGCACCAAGCTCCAGGCCACCGCGGGCCCGTTCACCCT is a window of Streptomyces sp. NBC_00271 DNA encoding:
- a CDS encoding phosphotransferase family protein, with the translated sequence MTAPRRPLTRDELAPLARAAFGPARTLTAVARLRGGSKKGVYRLFLDDGSTAIAYVWDPAEDYWDAAPADPRDSFSHASGLDLFTAAYDRLTALGIRTPRLLFADRSHTHLPSDVAVVEDVRGGSLEDLLHRDPEAAEGPLRELAEALRTLHAHPAPRHGKVAVVDNGGSAHGGSCEQVVLERALADLAEAAARDSRLAAVREALYDRLHALAETVRPRSRVGLVHGELGPDHVLVDEYGHPALIDIEGLLYFDAEWEHVFLRQRFHDDYAALRAEGLDEDRLRLYRLAMHLSLVAGPLRLLDGDFPDPEFMRAIAEHSVGQTLTLLEHPVP
- a CDS encoding succinate dehydrogenase/fumarate reductase iron-sulfur subunit gives rise to the protein MSSYEARFKVWRGDVKGGGLKDFAVEVNDGEVVLDIIHRLQATQAPDLAVRWNCKAGKCGSCSAEINGRPRLMCMTRMSVFTREETITVTPLRAFPVVRDLVTDVGFNYAKARQVPAFVPPAGLGPGEYRMQQEDVDRSQEFRKCIECFLCQDTCHVVRDHEENKPAFAGPRFLMRVAELDMHPLDAAADTGLDRKRTAQDEHGLGYCNITKCCTEVCPEGIKITDNALIPLKERAVDRKYDPLVWLGSKIRRRDSSS
- a CDS encoding fumarate reductase/succinate dehydrogenase flavoprotein subunit, whose translation is MSVVDRQEWDVVVVGAGGAGLRAAIEARERGARTAVICKSLFGKAHTVMAEGGIAAAMGNVNSGDNWQVHFRDTMRGGKFLNQWRMAELHAKEAPDRVWELETWGALFDRTKDGRISQRNFGGHEYPRLAHVGDRTGLELIRTLQQKIVSLQQEDMKETGEYESRLKVYQECTVTRVLKDGNRVSGAFCYERESGRFFVLEAPSVVIATGGIGKSFKVTSNSWEYTGDGHALALLAGAPLLNMEFVQFHPTGMVWPPSVKGILVTESVRGDGGVLRNSDGKRFMFDYIPDVFKEKYAQSEEEGDRWYEDPDHNRRPPELLPRDEVARAINSEVKAGRGSPHGGVFLDVSTRMPAEVIRRRLPSMYHQFKELADVDITAEAMEVGPTCHYVMGGIAVESDSAAARGVPGLFAAGEVAGGMHGSNRLGGNSLSDLLVFGRRAGLHAAGYAADLAGDRPPVDDIQIDTAAAEALRPFSAEGPEPGAESGRPPENPYTLHQELQQTMNDLVGIIRREAEMEQALEKLAELRVRARRAGVEGHRQFNPGWHLALDLRNMLLVSECVARAALERTESRGGHTREDHPTMERTWRRLNLLCQLTDPTGGLAATDPVHGQIDLSRETTEPIRPDLLALFEKEELVKYLAEEELYE